CATCCGTCGAATTCCCGGTTGAGCCGAAGGGACCTCAAGGGGCGGATGAAGACTTCCAGGTTATGAAAAGTGACGACCTTCAGGACGTGCCCGCTCAGCGAAGCGTGGTCCATCCCGTTGAAGACGGCGTGGATGTGAGGGTAGAGAACACCCTCCCTCCGGCTGACGTCACCGCTCAGCGATGCGACTTCAAAGGTCCCTTCCATCCGCTCGCGGACATACTCCTTCCCCGTGTACCAGCCGAAGGTTATCTCCTTGGCCATTCCCAACCCTCCCAACAGGATGGCCGAGTCGATGGAGTACTCCTCGCAGGCTGCGGCTATCGATGCATGCAGCTCCTCGCCGTCGCTTAAACGAAGAAAGGCTTCGTACTCGGTAATGGCGTAACGCATGGGATTTCCCTCCCTTCCTGTATTAACTAATTATATCACCTCAGGGCGTTATGGCCTGCCCGTTGTGTGTTAGAATGGCGCCTGGTTGAGATTCGAGTTCCCATGGAGGCACCTGATTTGACTCCTGTGAT
Above is a genomic segment from Thermovirga sp. containing:
- a CDS encoding DNA-binding protein produces the protein MRYAITEYEAFLRLSDGEELHASIAAACEEYSIDSAILLGGLGMAKEITFGWYTGKEYVRERMEGTFEVASLSGDVSRREGVLYPHIHAVFNGMDHASLSGHVLKVVTFHNLEVFIRPLRSLRLNREFDGWLEAIVPEKR